GGCCGTCGACCGGACCGCTGTACAGCACCCGCCCACCGTGTTCGCCCGCCCGCGGTCCGACGTCCACGATCCAGTCGGCGCCGCGCATCACGGCGAGATGGTGTTCCACCACGAACACCGAGTTGCCCGCCGCCTTCAGCCGCCCCAGCACCGTCAGCAGCGCCTCGGTGTCCGCCGGGTGCAGTCCGGCGGACGGCTCGTCCAGGACGTACACCACCCCGAACAGCCCGGAGCGCAGCTGCGTCGCCAGGCGCAGGCGTTGCAGCTCGCCCGCCGACAGGGTGGGCGTCGGGCGGTCGAGGCTCAGATAGCCGAGCCCCAGCTCCACGACGGGCTCGATCCGCGCGGTGAGGTCCCCGGTGAGCACCTTCGCCGTCTCGCCGTCCGTGGGCAGCATCCCGGCGAGGTCCCGGAGCGGCAGCGCGGCCAGCTCGGCGATGGTGCGCCCGGCGACCGTGACCGCCAGGGACTCGGGCCGCAGCCGGCCGCCACCGCAGACGGGGCAGGGGGCGCTGGTGAGGAAGCGCTCCGCCTTCGCCCGCAGGGCGGCGCTCCTGGAGTCGGAGAAGGTCTTCATCACGTACCGCCGGGCGCTCGTGTACGTGCCCTGGTACGGCCGCTGGATGCGGCCCGCGTCCCGCACCGGGTGCACCGTGACCACCGGCTGCTCGTCCGTGAACAGGATCCACTCGCGCTCCCGGGCCGGCAGCTCGCGCCACGGCCGGTCCACGTCGTGACCGAGCGCGTCCAGGACGTCCCGCAGGTTCTTGCCCTGCCAGGCGCCCGGCCACGCGGCGATCGCCCCCTCCCGGATCGACAGCGACGGATCGGGGACCAGCAGCTCCTCGGTGGTCCGGTGCACCCGGCCGAGCCCGTGGCATTCCGGGCACGCCCCCGCCGCCGTGTTGGGCGAGAAGGCGTCGGAGTCGAGCCGCGCGGCGCCCGGCGGGTAGTCACCGGCGCGGGAGAACAGCATCCGCAGGGAGTTGGACAGGTTGGTGACCGTGCCGACCGAGGAACGGGACGTCGGCGCCGCACGGCGCTGCTGCAGCGACACGGCGGGCGGCAGTCCGGTGATCTCGCCGACCTTCGGGGCGCCGACCTGCTGGATCAGACGGCGGGCGTACGGCGCGACCGACTCGAAGTACCGCCGCTGCGCCTCCGCGTAGACCGTCCCGAACGCCAGCGACGACTTCCCCGAGCCCGAGACACCGGTGAACACGGCCACCACGTCCCGGGGGACGTCCACGTCCACGCCCTTGAGGTTGTGCTCACGGGCGTCGCGCACCCGGACGTACGGGTCGTGAGGGCTGTGCATGGGGGAACTCCGAACGGTCCTCGGGCGTGGTGGTCCTCGGTCGCGGTGGTCTCGGCCGGGGGGACAAACCCCGCGATCCTACGCCGGTGCGGCGGCCGTCGCCGTGCCGGTGACGCGGGCGAGCCGCCGGTAGGAGTCCAGCAGCGCCGCCCGGTCGTACGTACTGGTGGTGACGAGGACCTCCTGCGCTTCCGTCTCCTTCACGAGCCCCTCCAGCTCCTCGGCGACCTGTTCCTCGGTGCCCGCGATGTGGCCGGCGAGTCCGGACTCGTACAGTTCGCGTTCCTTCGCGGTCATCGTCCGCGCCTCGACGTCCTCGGCCCGGGGCAGGGGAGGGAAGGTGCCGCGGGTGCGGGCGTGGGCCATGGACCAGGCCTCCGGTACCAGGAGCCGCCGGGCCGCTTCGGGCGTGGCGGCCACCGCGATCGTGCCGGAGACGACGACGTACGGCTCGGGGCTCCACTCGGAGGGGCGGAAACCGGCGCGGTAGCGGTCGATGCCGCGGCGCATCCGGTCGCGGTCACGCAGGTCCCCGATGACCATCGGCAGGCCGGCCCGGGCCGCGACCGCCGCGCCCTCGCCCATGGCCAGCACGAAGGGCGGGACCGTCAGCCCCTCCGCGGGGCGGGCGTGCACGCCGGTCGGGGAGGTGCCCCGGAACCAGTCCAGCAGCTCGGCCAGTTGGGCGCCGAAGTCCTCGGCGTCGTCCTTGTCCCGGCCCAGCGCCTTGCGCACCCCGTCGGTGAAGCCCACCGAGCGGCCCAGGCCCATGTCGATCCGGCCGGGGAAGAGCGACTCCAGCACGCCGAACTGCTCGGCGACGACCAGCGGCCGGTGGTTGGGCAGCATCACGCCGCCGGTGCCGACCCGGACGGTGCGGGTGGCGCCGGCCACGGCGGCGGCCAGCACGGTCGGCGCGGAGCCGGCCACGCCGGGCACACCGTGGTGCTCGGACACCCAGAACCGGTGGTAGCCGAGCCGCTCGGCCTCCCGCGCCAGCTCCACGGTGTCGCGCAGCGCCTCCGGGGCGGTGCGGCCCTCGCGGATGCGGGAGCGGTCCAGGACGGAGAATCGGGTGGTCGCGATTGCTGAGCTCACACGGGGTTCAACGTCCGCGGGGCGCCAGGATTCCCGGCGCCGCGTTCTAGGGTGGAGCGGTGAGCGACGCCAAGAGGCCTCCGGTGGCCGTGTTCGACCTGGACAACACCCTCGCCGACACCGCGCACCGGCAGCGGTTCCTGGAGCGCCGGCCGCGTGACTGGGACGCCTTCTTCGCCGCCGCGCCCCACGACCGGCCGCTCGCGGAGGGCATCGCGCTGGTGCGGGAGCACGCCGAGGACTGCGGGATCGTCTACCTGACCGGGCGGCCCGAGCGCTGTCGGCGCGACACGCTCGACTGGCTGGCCGCGCACGGGCTGCCGGCGGGGCCCGTGCACATGCGGGGCAACGCCGACCGCCGGCCCGCCCGGCGCACCAAGCTGGAGATCCTGCGACGGCTCGCGCGCACCCACGAGGTCCGGGTCCTCGTGGACGACGACGAACTGGTCTGCGACGACGCCGAACGCGCCGGCTTCACCGTCGTCCGGGCACGCTGGGCGGCCCGGTCGGCTCAGCTGCGCATCGCGCAGGAGCGCGAGGGCCGCACCTGACCGTCCGGACGGGCCGGGAGCGGGGCGCCTCCCTCGCCGTCAGTCCGACTCCTCCAGGCGGAAGCCGAGCTTCAGGCCGACCTGCCAATGTGCGACGACCCCTTCCTCGATCTGGCCGCGCACCTGGGTCACCTCGAACCAGTCCAGGTTGCGCAGCGTCTGCGAGGCGCGGGTGATGCCGTTGCGAACGGCCTGGTCGACGCCGTCGGGCGAGGTGCCGACGATCTCGGTGACCCGGTAGGTGTGGTTCGACATGCGGGTGCTCCCTTCCGCGGGGCAGCGTGTGCCGTACGTCACTCCACCGTGCCCCAAGCGGCGGCGGAGCGCGAGACGTCGGCGGCCGGGCCGCGCCACCCCCTTGACCTCCGCATTGGTCCATACCAAAATCTCAGACACCCGTTCGAGCCTCGGAGCTCGATCCCCCCACGTCGGGTCTCCCTTCGCGTGCGCAGGACCTTCCTGTCCGCTCCGCCCCTGTCCGTCAGACAGAAGGACCCCTCGTGAGACGTCGCCTGCTCGCCCTTGTCTGCGTGTCCGCCTCCCTGCTCAGCGGCTGCGGCCTGGCGTCGCAGGAGGGGGGCGGCGAGCGGCGCACCGTCACCGTGTGGCTGATGAAGGACAGCGCCTCGCAGGACTTCCTGCGCCGGTTCACCGAGGACTTCGAGCGGGAGCACTCCGGTTACGACCTCGACATCCGGATACAGGAGTGGACCGGGATCGGCGACAAGGTGCAGACCGCCCTGAAGGCCGACGGCACGGACGGTCCCGACGTCGTCGAGGTCGGCAACACCCAGGTCCCGCAGTACGCGGAGGGCGGCCGGTTGCAGGACCTGACGCTGGAGTCGATGCGCGACTGGGGCATCCGCGACTGGCTGCCCGGTCTCGCCGAACCGGGACAGTGGCTGTCCCAGCAGTTCGGCATCCCCTGGTACGCCGCCAACCGCGTGGTCATCTACCGCAAGGACCTGTTCGAGCAGGCCGGCATCACCGAGCCGCCCCGCACCCGCGAGGAGTGGCTCACCGCCACCGAAGCGCTGGACTCGGTCGCCGACCAGGGCATCTACCTGGCCGGCCAGGACTGGTACACGCTGTCCGGATTCATCTGGGACGAGGGCGGCGAGCTGGCCACGCAGAACGGCGGGGTCTGGACGGGCGCCCTGGACTCCGAGGCCGCCCTGCGCGGTATGGACTTCTACCGCGAGTTGCAGGCGCTGGGCGACGGCCCCGTCGACGCCGACGAGGAACACCCGCCGCAGGCCGGCGTGTTCGCCCAGGGGCGCGTCGCGCAGATCGTCGCGGTGCCCGGGCTCGCCCGGTCCATCGTGCGCGAGAACCCCGAACTCGAGGACAAGCTGGGCTTCTTCCCGGTGCCGGGCAAGAGCGCCGACAAGCCCGGTGCCGTCTTCACCGGCGGCTCCGACCTCGTCGTCCCGAAGAACACCGACCAGCGGGAGGGCGCCCTCGCCGTGGTGGAGGCACTCGTGGGCACCAAGTGGAACACCGAGCTGGCCCGCACCATGAACTACGTGCCGAACAAGAAGTCCCTCGCCAAGGCCGTCGCGGGCGAGGAAGGGGTCGCCGCCATGGCGGCCGGCGCCGCGCAGGGACGGGCGACCCCCGGCACGCCCCGGTGGGGCGCGGTCGAGGCGGACAACCCGATCAAGGACTACATGACGAAGGTGCTCACCGGGGCCGACGCGGAGTCGGAGGCCGCGCGGGCCTCCGACCGCATCACCGGACTGCTGGACCTCGACGCGGGCTGACGCCCGGCGCGCGCGGACCCTCACCCCGCGGTGCTCAGCGCACCGTGCTCAGCGACAGCGCGAAACGGTCCTCGCCGTCCGTCCACCAGTGGGCCAGCTCCAGACCCGCCGCGGCCAGTTCGGCGCGTACGCCCTCCCGCCGGAACTTCGCGGACACCTCGGTGCGCAACTCCTCCCCGTCCGCGAAGTCCACGGCCAGGTCGAGCGCCTGGACCTTGACCGTCTGCGCGGCGCGCGAGCGCAACCGCATCTCGATCCACTCCCGTTCGGCGTTCCACACCGCCACGTGCTCGAAGGCGGCGGGCGCGAAGTCGGCTCCCAGCTCCCGGTTGATCACGGACAGCACGTTCCTGTTGAAGGCGGCGGTCACCCCGGCCGCGTCGTCGTACGCCCGGACCAGCACCCGTTCGTCCTTGACGAGGTCGGTGCCCAGCAGCAGCGCGTCGCCGGGGGAGAGCAGGGCGCGTACGGCGGTCAGGAACGCGGCGCGTTCGCCGGGCAGCAGGTTGCCGAGCGTGCCGCCGAGGAACGCCACCAACCGGGGGCCCGGCGTCCCGGGCAGCGTCAGCCCTCCCGTGAAGTCGGCGATCAGCGCGTGCACCTCGAGGTCCGGCCGTTCGGCGACGAGCGCCTCCCCGGCCTGGGTGAGCGCGCTCTCGCTGACGTCGACCGGCACGTAGGCGCGCAGACCGGTCAGCGCGTCGAGCAGGAACCGGGTCTTCTCAGATGAACCGGAGCCCAGCTCCACCAGGGTGCGGGCGCCGGTCGCCGCCGCGATCTCGCCGGCCCGGTCGACGAGGATCTCCCGCTCGGCACGGGTCGGGTAGTACTCCGGCAGTGCGGTGATCTCCTCGAACAGCTCGCTGCCCCGCGCGTCGTAGAACCACTTGGGCGGCAGCCACTTGGGCGTGCTCGTCAGGCCCGCCAGGACGTCGGCGCGCAGGGCGGCGTCCGTGGCGTCCTCGGGCAGCGTGCGGGTGAGGCGGAACGGGCTCACGTACGGGGCTCCTTCGGGGAGACGAAAGCGTCGGCGACGGCGTTGCCGCCCGGGTCCTTGAGCGGGGTGAGCTGCACGTCCGTGCGGCTCGCCGTGAGCAGGGTGCGGTCGGGGACCTCCTGCCAGTGCGGGTCGTCGTCGTACGGCTCCGAGGCGACGACGGTGCCGCCGCCGGGGCGGGTCAGGTACCACAGGGTGTCGCCCCAGGTGGTGGCCGTGACGGTGGCGCCGTCGGTGAGCAGCAGGTTGAGCCGGGA
This region of Streptomyces ambofaciens ATCC 23877 genomic DNA includes:
- a CDS encoding ATP-binding cassette domain-containing protein, whose product is MHSPHDPYVRVRDAREHNLKGVDVDVPRDVVAVFTGVSGSGKSSLAFGTVYAEAQRRYFESVAPYARRLIQQVGAPKVGEITGLPPAVSLQQRRAAPTSRSSVGTVTNLSNSLRMLFSRAGDYPPGAARLDSDAFSPNTAAGACPECHGLGRVHRTTEELLVPDPSLSIREGAIAAWPGAWQGKNLRDVLDALGHDVDRPWRELPAREREWILFTDEQPVVTVHPVRDAGRIQRPYQGTYTSARRYVMKTFSDSRSAALRAKAERFLTSAPCPVCGGGRLRPESLAVTVAGRTIAELAALPLRDLAGMLPTDGETAKVLTGDLTARIEPVVELGLGYLSLDRPTPTLSAGELQRLRLATQLRSGLFGVVYVLDEPSAGLHPADTEALLTVLGRLKAAGNSVFVVEHHLAVMRGADWIVDVGPRAGEHGGRVLYSGPVDGLAGAAESATARHLFGRSAAPVRAPRIPRGTVTVGPVTRHNLRGVSAGFPLGALTAVTGVSGSGKSTLIGAISQDLPGVGRLVSVDQRPIGRTPRSNLATYTGLFDVVRKVFAGTDQARERGYGVGRFSFNVPEGRCETCQGEGFVSVELLFLPSTYTPCPDCGGARYNPETLEVTYRGRNIAEVLDLTVEGAAEFFADTPAVARSLAALLDVGLGYLRLGQPATELSGGEAQRIKLASELQRGRRGHTLYLLDEPTTGLHPADVEVLMRQLHGLVDAGHTVVVVEHDMTVVAGADHVIDLGPGGGEAGGRIVAAGPPAEVARAGDSATAPYLARALAGGERR
- a CDS encoding LLM class flavin-dependent oxidoreductase, which translates into the protein MSSAIATTRFSVLDRSRIREGRTAPEALRDTVELAREAERLGYHRFWVSEHHGVPGVAGSAPTVLAAAVAGATRTVRVGTGGVMLPNHRPLVVAEQFGVLESLFPGRIDMGLGRSVGFTDGVRKALGRDKDDAEDFGAQLAELLDWFRGTSPTGVHARPAEGLTVPPFVLAMGEGAAVAARAGLPMVIGDLRDRDRMRRGIDRYRAGFRPSEWSPEPYVVVSGTIAVAATPEAARRLLVPEAWSMAHARTRGTFPPLPRAEDVEARTMTAKERELYESGLAGHIAGTEEQVAEELEGLVKETEAQEVLVTTSTYDRAALLDSYRRLARVTGTATAAAPA
- a CDS encoding LNS2 domain-containing protein — protein: MSDAKRPPVAVFDLDNTLADTAHRQRFLERRPRDWDAFFAAAPHDRPLAEGIALVREHAEDCGIVYLTGRPERCRRDTLDWLAAHGLPAGPVHMRGNADRRPARRTKLEILRRLARTHEVRVLVDDDELVCDDAERAGFTVVRARWAARSAQLRIAQEREGRT
- a CDS encoding dodecin gives rise to the protein MSNHTYRVTEIVGTSPDGVDQAVRNGITRASQTLRNLDWFEVTQVRGQIEEGVVAHWQVGLKLGFRLEESD
- a CDS encoding extracellular solute-binding protein — protein: MRRRLLALVCVSASLLSGCGLASQEGGGERRTVTVWLMKDSASQDFLRRFTEDFEREHSGYDLDIRIQEWTGIGDKVQTALKADGTDGPDVVEVGNTQVPQYAEGGRLQDLTLESMRDWGIRDWLPGLAEPGQWLSQQFGIPWYAANRVVIYRKDLFEQAGITEPPRTREEWLTATEALDSVADQGIYLAGQDWYTLSGFIWDEGGELATQNGGVWTGALDSEAALRGMDFYRELQALGDGPVDADEEHPPQAGVFAQGRVAQIVAVPGLARSIVRENPELEDKLGFFPVPGKSADKPGAVFTGGSDLVVPKNTDQREGALAVVEALVGTKWNTELARTMNYVPNKKSLAKAVAGEEGVAAMAAGAAQGRATPGTPRWGAVEADNPIKDYMTKVLTGADAESEAARASDRITGLLDLDAG
- the egtD gene encoding L-histidine N(alpha)-methyltransferase, whose protein sequence is MSPFRLTRTLPEDATDAALRADVLAGLTSTPKWLPPKWFYDARGSELFEEITALPEYYPTRAEREILVDRAGEIAAATGARTLVELGSGSSEKTRFLLDALTGLRAYVPVDVSESALTQAGEALVAERPDLEVHALIADFTGGLTLPGTPGPRLVAFLGGTLGNLLPGERAAFLTAVRALLSPGDALLLGTDLVKDERVLVRAYDDAAGVTAAFNRNVLSVINRELGADFAPAAFEHVAVWNAEREWIEMRLRSRAAQTVKVQALDLAVDFADGEELRTEVSAKFRREGVRAELAAAGLELAHWWTDGEDRFALSLSTVR